The DNA window CAGGATTCTTTTTTGCTTtatagagagaaaaatgagATGAGAAGGGATTGGAGTGAAAGAGGTGAAGAAATAGAGTAAAATAGAGGGTATTTAAAGAGAAAAAGTTGGGGGGGGAAATGGACATGGATTGGTGGATTTATCGGTTGTCGGCGTGTGATAGTGCCAATCGGCGCGCCCTATCTTTGGGGTGTATGGGACGGAGGCATGATCGGCGGTTGAGCTACAATAGGGCCAATCTTTTCGCCGATTGGGTAAGGCGGAAAGATCAGCCCTATTGTGAGTGGCTTTAAGTCGTTAACTAAGGGACATACCTGCAACCATACATCATTtacaatctcatccattaactattcatGAGTCTCactatttcatttcttttttatcttatttttccaACCAATTTAATTTCGATTAAACATTACTCCCTTGTCCGACATTAATTGCCACACATTTCCTCGTCCCCAAATAATTGAcacatttactttttactactatttttgtAATGgacccacattctactaacgcATTCACTCACATTTATTACATGATTGAAATgctaaaattacaaaaaatgataaaaaaaatttaaaaagtaaaaaaatggtaatatttgggaagtgggaaaaaaatcaaaaatcataaatgataaatcaCATACGGTTAAAACGACGCACACTCGCGGGGGAGGAGGTGAGTGGGTGTCACTGTGCGCTGGGGGAGCCCCACGTTGCCATAGGCGCGTGTCCTGCCTGATCGGGACCTACCGTTAGCAGAGGGAAACCCTCTACGACGGACCAACCGCAACGACATCCCATCGGTGACCCGTCCACCGAGACAAGCCAGCCTAATGCGGAGATCACCGTTGCGGGTACTctaagaaaactcttcttttttctttgcaTCTTTAAAAATGCTCAAATTGATTTTGAGGAAATAGAGAAAACAAGAGGAAAAAATCCTAGTATAAAATGACGTCCAATGCCGGCTAAGTCCACAACAACTTTCTAAATAGTCCCGACAAGCCACTAATGTAAAATTTTGCCACATCAGGTAATGGATGGGAAATGATATCCCGATCAAAGTTCGTGATACTATTTATGAAgtttaaaatttatgaaaaaaaaaattacatttatgTTCATGATATTAGGCATCATTAACCAAAAAAAGATATTGCCCATTAATTATGAATTCTTTCACGCCTCTAGTAAAATAGTGTAGCACAGCTATATTTTCTTTCCGGAAAAATCCATGCATTCTATATTCCTTTCGTAACTTGTCACATAAAATTACTGATGGCAATATACTTAAATACAAGAAAACTAGAAGTACTAATTAGATGGTTGTTAGAGAATCCAACAATGACTGGACCGAAAAATTCAGGGTATGCTTCTAAACACACCATCCATATCAGGAGCAAaacctttttctttttgtttctcAAACTCacgaaaaaataaagaaagaaggAACCAAATCAAGATCCTTGATAATTTTAGAAACCCTTGTGTCTGAATGatcaaacataaaaaaatctaTTGATCAATGGAAGAATGGCCCTTTTTgttcatttataaaaaatggCCCTTTCTGGCAGAAAATTGAGGTGTTCCATttgtgcaatattatttcttgATTGGAAGATTGGATaagagaggaagaaagaagGAGCTTTAATGTTTCAGCACCCacaaaggaaaaggaaaaaaaaagagaaagggaAATAAAAAATGGCATCAAACAAAGGGGAAGTGATAGAAGAAATTGCTGTGGTGATGGGATTGGTTTCTGTGCAATTCTTGTACGCGGGAAATGCAATTTTGCTGAGCATTATTCTGAAAACAGGAGTCGAACCTTCTTCTCTAATAATATGTTCCACTTTTGCTACTTTTCTTGTGCTCTCTCCTCTTGCAATCCTCTTTGAAAGGCATATCtaatttatttccattaaattacgtagtactagtactatattagTTTGGTAGATAAATAGCCCGTCCATGCATGTTGCAGGAGAAAATGGCCTTCAAAGATCACTTACAAGCTTGTTATACAGTTGGTTTTACTTTCGTTTGGAGGGTaggtatttaattttatgttatgCTACTAAACACAAGTATTTTGAATAGATTTGTGGATTCAGGGTGACAGTGTTTCAGTCGCTGTTCATGAAAGGAGTCCACCTGACCTCACCAGCAGTAGCAACAGCAATGCCAAATCTAGCACCGGGGCTCATCTTTTTCATCGCCTGCGCCTTCGGGTTAGAGAGAATGGACATAGGGTGCAAGTACAGCAGAGCGAAGATAGCTGGGACGATGCTGTGCGTGTTGGGAGCCGTATTGATGAGCCTCATGCAGAGCGCACCCAACGACCATTCCAACACCAAAACTCCCACTGACTTCAACAAACAAACAATCCTGGGTTGCACCTATCTCATTGCTGCTGTTTTTGTTCTCTCCAGCCAAGTTGTGTTGCAGGCTTTCACATTGAGGGATTTTTCAGCACCCATATCAATGTGTTCCATAACCTCGTTGCTAGGTTCGATGTTAACAGCATTAGTGGAGGTTGTCCAAGATGCGAATTACTGGGATTGGAACTACCATCTTCAAGATTTGCTTGGCTACTCCATTGTGGTAATtactatatactactactacttccATTCATAATTTCAAGAGGCTTATGATTTCGAACAGGCAGGCGGGATCAGCGGAATGTGTGTAAGCGTGAACGCATGGGCGATGAAGAAAAGAGGTCCGGTTGTGGTCTCCATTTTCAACCCTCTCGGAACTGTTATTTCTGCTGCCATCTCTATCTCATTAGGCGAATCCCTTGCTGCCGGAAGGTAGGAAGGagtatatatgttttttttaaaaaaaaaaaaactaatttgtCTACATGTTTTATCGCAGCTTGGCAGGAATGTTGGTGATGTTCAGCGGTCTGTATTTGGTGCTTTGGGCTAAACGAAATGAAAGCAATGCAAAGACTCCCAATGTCGACCACCACGCCGCCGATGAAACTATTGTCTTTGATATTGAGAAGCCACTTttaacttgattttttttcattcaaaaATGGGATTTTCTGTTGTAAAATGCGGAAGTTAACCTTGCTACTTTGATACCAGTATATCTCTTCACGTTTGCTTTAAATGTTGCTCCCTCCATCcctattaattgtccacttttgtcattttcgtctGTCCTCCATTAATTAttcactttcactttttttacaataaataATAAGCAGGTCTCACACACTAACTAATTTcacacacattttattataaaactaatactcctactatataaaagtgagactcatattccactacaTTTTTTAACTCACAgtcttttacatttcttaaaatccgtattaaaatcaaagtggacaattattaaggaacgaagggagtagatAAATTAGCTTAGATTATCTAATGGGATAATTTATTGTATTCCTATACCCAACTCCTATATGTCCGATGGATTAAATTTTTAACTTTCAAAATTTAAGAGCATTCAAATCACGCCCAAGATCGCATCTAAATCTCTCTCAATTTCTAATATTTCACTACAAACAAAATATGGCTAAGGACGCTTTTGTAGTTAATTTAGGACATTATTTTAAGTTTTTATATACTTCAACAACGCTTCAAAAAGCTGTCTTTATTGGTGGTgtgttaaataaaaataaagactcAAATAACAAGTGCCAATGAAGTAAAAGAAATTTAGTTCACTACATGAAAATACTAACAGCATCATGCTTGTCAAAAAATTGTAAAACTTACCTAAAATTTAGTTCAGTTCCATACAATTGATAAACTTTGGTCGCACATTCACTCATCTGTCTAAATAGAGACCAAGGGAGTAATACTTTTTAGAgggaatatttttttagtatgcAAACTTTGTTAAAGTATCAATTTTGGTCcataacatttaaaaatatcttCAGAATCAAAAGAACAATCAACTCTGCCCAAAACTTTTCATATATCATTATCCttataaagtaagaaaaataaaacatagTAAGGGGCAAGGCAAACAAACCAGTGAAAATGATATCAGAAAATGAAAGAATGACAATCAGCAGGACGAACAAGATTATGTAGGTTATCAGAAAAAATGAACTTGGTGAAAGTGGAACATCAATGCAAATATTACCTCGATTTCACTAACGCCTATCTGTTTTGCCAGTTGACCTCTTGCCAGAAAACAAGTGTTTTGGTTTGAGAGTTGGTATGACTCTGTCCGCTTCTCCTCTACGCGCCTCCTTGTTCCTGTTTTTGCTTGAACTTTTAGCAATCTTGATAGCCTTCTTTTTCTGGGCAGAATCTTTGAAGCCCTCTCCAGGGACAACTTCACTCGGTGGTCTTGACATCGACCTTGACCTCGACATAGATCTTGACTTCAAGCgcattttcttattttgtttaTCGCCATCAACTTCCATGGACTCTACTCCATCAGTGGACCTCTCCCTCTAGCGACCCCTTGATTTGCTACGAGCTCGGTCAACAGCCATTGATGGATCAAGTCCAAGAGATGATAGCTGTCTCCCCATTCTTTCAGATGTAAACCTTTTATCTTTATCGAATTTTCTGGGAACAGTTGGTCGGCTCTCTGCAGTGCTCTTCTTAATTCTATGCTGTTGGATAAGTAAACTCTTCTTCTTCCTGATCTCTGTAAGTGCAGCCTGTTCTTCAGGGGTAAGCTCAGCCCCATCCATCTCAAAATCATCGTCTTCCTCCAGTCCTTGGAGAACACCTTCTTCTCGCTCCAATTCCTCGAGTCTCATTAATATATCAGGGTCGAGGAAGTCTGCTACATTGTGCCCATCAAGGAATTCTGGCAGGATATCCTCTTTCCATTCATCATGGGCAAGAATATAGCGCTTTTTCAAGCTAGCAGAGTACACACCTGCCCCTCCATTCTCATTCTCAAGATCTCTCTCCAGCTTCCTACTCTCCTTGCCTGCATCATCCTCAGCTTCCCTGGCTCTAGCTTCCAAAACAGACTGCGGTATAAAAGCAGGCCTTTCCTTCTGATCACGCGGCTTAGGCATGGCAACATGAAAGCGGTTCAAACAGTCATTCAACTTTTTGGACTTCATTTTCTGCTCCACTCTTTGATCCAATAGCCTTTCACAAGCAGCATTCTTTACAGCTATTACACCTTCCTCAGTCAAAGTACTCATAGTCAAGAGCACATTACTAACGTCTGTTGCTTCACCCCCATGGCCTACTAGAGTTTTCATAGCTTCTAACTTCATCTCCTGATCAGTTTCATATCATCTTCGGGAAGCCCTTCCAGCGCCTGCAAGTCAGTCTTATTGCAGACAATGATGAGGGGTTTATTCATAAACAATGACTTGATGCTATCAAAAAGAGCAGCCTGCTGAGCAATGCTATAACCACAAGAACCAGAGATATCAAGGAAAAACAATACTGCAGCTCTGAGATGTGCAAGAGCTGTAATGCTGCACATCTCAATAATGTTACGATCCTCAAACGGCCGGTCCAAAATCCCAGGAGTGTCAATCACTTGATACCTCAGGTACTTATAGTCTGTATGACCAACAAACAAGGACTTTGTGGTGAAAGCATATGGTTGTACATCAACATCAGCTCTGGTGATTTTGTTCATGAATGAACTCTTGCCCACATTGGGGTACCCACAGATCAAGAGAGTTCTAGTATTTGGATCAATAGAAGGTAATCTAGCCATGTGCTGTCTTATCTGCTCAAGATAAGCTAAAGTAACCCTTTTAATAACAGTACACATACGCCCCAGGGCAGCAACCTTGAGTGACTTACAGCGATAGAGAGAATCTACATACTTCAATAGTCTGACATAGTCCTTAGCAATCTTACCAATGAGGTTCCTTGCAGTATTAATTTGGCCCAGAGCAAGCTTGTAATGGTCTTTGTTATAAAGAACATGCAGCAAGTCACCATAGAAGGGGTGAATGTCGTTCAGCCTGGGGAAATCATCAATAATTGTTGAAAGCTTGTCGTGAAAATTCTACTGGGTGAACTTCACCTTGCGCATGTAAAACTGCCTGAGACGTGAAATGGCATATCCCTTGTGCACTTGGGTCGGGTTCGGCGTTGTGTACGAGAAAGAATGATGTCGATGAATTCCTAAACTGTGAATTTAAATCGCCGTACAAACAAAATGTAGCAAGAAGAAAGCTGCAAATACATATAAATTCGGAAAAACACAACCCGGACAAAAGTAATCACCATAACGTAGCTAAGTAATAACAAGGCTAGAAGAAATTGATATGAAGTAGTAACATCTACTGGATTACCTTTGGTGTTCCGAACAATAATCGAGCACattaatgaaatattaaatccacaaaagattTTTCAACCAAACCAAGCTTCGGTGGTGAAAACAAAAAGAGAATTTGGTGCATTAAGGAAAACTCGATTGAAAACATATAACATAGATCCCGAAAacgaagaataaaaaaaaaagcgaAAGCAGAAACATCTTACTATTTCGGCGATGGTGAGAGTTGCGATTGGCACCCTAATCAGACTATACTTGAGAGTTGAGACCTAATTGGATGAACCGGGCCGGGCCGAGCCTGACCTTTTTTaagttaaaaattttatattttaaaatgaaccTTTTTTACAATTAAGAATTAATTTctatgagtttatttaaattttaatttattttacacatttcaaaatttgaataataagtcataaattttaaaaaaaatctaaattgtTTCATTTAACTAAATTTGTTTTACTAACTATGTCCCACAATAGAAGTGTTGTTTAGTTATTTTCACCCATCTATATTCCACTTTCactataaatagtaagtagaccACCATTCCACCGACTTATCCACTCGGCAAACTATATGAACTTACCCTTAAAACGTGAATAATCTGGAATGAGAGAAATCCGTCCTTCAATTTCTTAGCCTCATCAAACAAGCCGGAGATATTGTGGGGTTTTTTACCCTCCATAATCCATGAATCTACCACAGAAATTATGCATTTCATGCCTCGTGAGCAAGCATTTAAGAATGGAGGAAGACAGGAAGTCATGATATTAAGGTAAAAAATATGATCATCAACAACGTTTTTCAAATTTGTGTAAAAGGATATTGGGTACCCGATATCTAAACACGAAAAATCAGGTAATTGGAAACCTGATACCCGATTTTTCAGGTTtcggatcgggatcgggatcggatAGTGAGATTTTGAATGATCGGATATCGGGATACCCGATCGGATATACCTGAATTATCCAATTTTTTTCGATTTAATCTAGAGTATATTGACAATATCGTGTTTGTCACACCCCAACCAACCCTTTTGTCGtatattatactccatctgtcccgcTACAAGTGAGGCGCTCCAAATCGGACGTTGTTTtacaaaaatgataataaatagttagagtagagataaagtaaagtaagtaagataATAATGTATAAACAACTCTCtactatattattctctctcttactttattttttcttcactttaactatttattattaccTTTGCAAAAACACGGCCAGAAAGAAACGCctcacttgtagtgggacagagagtataattatgaaatttttaatcaaataacCTACATATAAAATTTGTAACACACCCATATAAAataaagactaaagtcccaaaaatggtccttaacatattgcgtttttttattttggtccaaaacattatcttttgaattattcggtctctcgcatttgaaatcggatcacatttggtccattttggacggttccgtcaaatttttgacggttttaattaccgggtcacaaatccgtcactaatccgtcactaattgggagaaactgattTGTTATAAATCTGTTACTAATCCGTCCCTAATCCGTcacaaatgtgatccgatttcaaatgtgagggaccgaataagcGGGAGGTGGTGGAGGCCCTCTTGGCGTTCAGCAAGGGGGAGGCGTTTTATAATAAGATCGGGCGGGCGTGGAAGCGGGGCTACCACCTCCACGGCCCGCCCGGGACAGGGAAGTCCACCTTGATCACTGCCATGGCGAACCTCCTGGGCTATTACGTCTACAACCTCGAGCTCACGGCGGTGAAGGACAACACGGAGCTGGAGAAGCTCCTGATCGCGACCTCCAGCAGGGCGGTGATCGTGATTGAGGACATCGACTGCTCTGTCGACCTCACAGGGCAGAGAGTGAAGATGAGAGAAAAGGAGAAAGAGAATGAGAACAACCAGGTGCTCCATAGGTTGGGAATGGAGGAGAATGAGACGAAGAGCAGCAAAATTACTCTTTCTGAGCTGCTGAATTTCATAGATGGGTTGTGGTATGCTTGTGGAGGAGAGAGAATCATTGTTTTCACGACCAACTATGTGGAGAGGTTGGATCCGGTGTTGATAAGGAGAGGGAGAATGGATAAGCACATTGAGATGTCGTATTGCAGCTTCGAAGGGTTTAAGGTTTTGGCGAAGAACTACATTGGGGTAGAGTGGCATGAGCTGTTTCCGAGGATCGAGAGGTTGTTGGGGGGAGGTGGAGATGATGCCGGCGGATGTGGCGGAGAATTTGATGCCGAGGAGCTTGGCCGGAGATGCAGAGGAGTGCTTGGAGAGTGTGGTGAGGGCGCTCGAGGCTGAGCAGAAGAAGTTGAACGCAACAATGATAAAAACACCTCTCCAGCGGAGAATATTAACGGGATCCTCGTCTCCGGAGGAGAAGATAGATGGAATGCGATTTGAAACAGAGGATTCCTCGGTCGAACCTTTCATGAAACAGTCATTGGGGTAGAGgatattatatatatgatacggatttgtgacggatttgtgacctggtaattaaaaccgtcaaaaatttgacggaaccgtccaaaatggaccaaatgtgatccgatttcaaatgtgagagaccgaataattcaaaagataatgttttggaccaaaatcaaaaaaacgcaatatgttaaggaccattttgagaCTTTAGTCTAAAATAAACTCAGAAATCAACACTTATATGtttcatatttcaaaacattttgaaCTGTACTGATACTCTTTCACCACTCTATATGCTATACATTGGTGTACATGCAAAAAttatgaggaggagaaggttgccaaaatGCGTCAGCAGCCGAACCTGCTAACATGTGCTaatatcttattcctgaaaaatattagtggtttatatgagccacaactcagtgtatACAAATCTCACCTTTAATTCCACATCCCTGAAATCAAACATATTCTTTAAccagtatatatataataataatcaaCAAAATTAAAAGTGATTCCATATACATATGCACATACCACTttgttcagtttattattctgtgacaaatcaagtctggtatctgcccgggattccatTGTATATGACCCAAAGGTCCCATTGCCTTTGTACATAAatatatgacccgaaggtccattGTCATTGTATAATATGACCCAGAGGTCTCATTGCcattgtatacatatatatgacccgaaggtccattgccattgtatatatgacccgtaggtccattGCCATTGATATCAGATCCAGTGCAAgactgtcacagatcctctttaatccaatgattcaaaTAAATCCAAAATCATGTGCAAACATATCAATtgcatcaattacatatttctatcatataatTCTTTTACAATCTATAAAACATCTCcattgcaccaatcacatatccatatcatattccaccattTATATCAAATAACCCATAAATATATCAGAGTCACATTATATAATCAAATTATTCACTTTATTTAACACCTAGCAAAGAAgcacataaaacataaaacatgtaaaattaaaagtgtgatttatacacaccttatTGCAGTTATTTGAATCCATGATTTTTCATCCTTCGTTCTATAAATTTCTCCTCTCCGAATAATATTTCCCTCCTTCGTTTTATTTTTCGTTGCTGGTTTCCTACTTCTCTAAGTTTTTCGCccttccatttttctttttactatTCCTCTCCTTTTCTACTTGATAAAAATCAAGTATAAATATGCGTATGCTGTAGTCAATCGGCCGACACAAAAATGGATCA is part of the Salvia splendens isolate huo1 chromosome 6, SspV2, whole genome shotgun sequence genome and encodes:
- the LOC121809239 gene encoding WAT1-related protein At5g47470-like codes for the protein MASNKGEVIEEIAVVMGLVSVQFLYAGNAILLSIILKTGVEPSSLIICSTFATFLVLSPLAILFERRKWPSKITYKLVIQLVLLSFGGVTVFQSLFMKGVHLTSPAVATAMPNLAPGLIFFIACAFGLERMDIGCKYSRAKIAGTMLCVLGAVLMSLMQSAPNDHSNTKTPTDFNKQTILGCTYLIAAVFVLSSQVVLQAFTLRDFSAPISMCSITSLLGSMLTALVEVVQDANYWDWNYHLQDLLGYSIVAGGISGMCVSVNAWAMKKRGPVVVSIFNPLGTVISAAISISLGESLAAGSLAGMLVMFSGLYLVLWAKRNESNAKTPNVDHHAADETIVFDIEKPLLT